A single genomic interval of Helianthus annuus cultivar XRQ/B chromosome 13, HanXRQr2.0-SUNRISE, whole genome shotgun sequence harbors:
- the LOC118485899 gene encoding uncharacterized mitochondrial protein AtMg00810-like, with protein sequence MIVVCLYVDDIGYTSSSEKLLVEFRQKMVNEFEMIDIRQQNYFLALEETQRKDSTFVGEQKYARDLLNRFSMSKCKIATTLMNVSEKLQLEDGGAAADEYQFRSLVGGLIYLAHSRPDIAHAVGVISRFMHKPSIIHLGAAKMVMRYVAGFIDLGLWYGKTGCVNPNGYTDSDWASYVENRKSTSANLFSIGSGVVSWCLKKQEVVALSMMEAEYIAAIAAAVCQATWLRKILIELGQEQKAATPIFSVAEQQQQQRAAS encoded by the coding sequence ATGATTGTGGTATGTTTGTATGTGGACGATATTGGGTACACTAGTTCGTCGGAGAAACTACTTGTAGAATTTAGACAAAAGATGGTGAATGAATTCGAGATGATAGATATTAGACAGCAAAACTATTTTCTTGCCCTGGAGGAAACTCAAAGAAAAGATAGTACATTCGTTGGTGAGCAGAAGTATGCTCGTGATTTGTTAAATCGGTTTAGTATGAGTAAGTGTAAAATTGCTACCACTCTGATGAATGTTAGTGAAAAGTTACAACTGGAAGATGGAGGAGCGGCTGCAGATGAATATCAGTTTAGAAGTCTAGTAGGTGGTCTCATTTACTTGGCTCATTCTCGTCCCGATATTGCGCATGCCGTGGGGGTCATTTCAAGGTTTATGCACAAACCTTCTATAATTCACTTGGGAGCAGCTAAAATGGTAATGAGGTATGTTGCTGGTTTCATTGATCTTGGTCTTTGGTATGGGAAAACAGGATGTGTTAATCCCAATGGGTACACCGATAGTGATTGGGCGAGTTATGTGGAAAATAGAAAGAGTACATCAGCAAATTTGTTCTCGATTGGGTCTGGTGTTGTCTCATGGTGCTTAAAGAAACAAGAAGTTGTGGCGCTTTCAATGAtggaggctgaatacattgctgccatTGCTGCTGCAGTTTGTCAGGCTACTTGGCTAAGGAAAATTCTAATAGAGCTTGGACAGGAACAAAAAGCTGCTACACCAATCTTCAGTGTCGCagaacagcaacaacagcagcgagCTGCTTCCTGA